One Spinacia oleracea cultivar Varoflay chromosome 4, BTI_SOV_V1, whole genome shotgun sequence DNA segment encodes these proteins:
- the LOC110783762 gene encoding uncharacterized protein: MEEKQLNFNQPLLSVRRGSSTTAPSDNNRKDNNSHSTFPALPFYKSELKSGPVRNPGVVPFKWEHMPGRPKDENKPRKVTLKWLPPTPKLPPGRTANQMRKQTDEVPRDSPPTSVSKNRAETNVPHSLEADKDLSEVEGSDKEKEKMYNSSSEDENVTYVDARDTLSRAESFINCSVSGVSGLDGPESCGALPDPQTRDFMMGRFLPAAKAVASEVPPFASRRHHAKPTTKVIALKQSPQHYLTPDILPHSINEEVSEESESDGAEDLSVKFCGLLPKFCLLNPIPGMRDHVEVISSVQSVRTRPAYAEACRDNENKVGPTNERGGMKRTSYQYVPVPTNESLMNGHLVGRKGLLREKNASPQLFLDKEKQFLGFPGESRDLSRYRVKLPKEDHNELEFEPPHDTGKIAEEKTVYVDSERIVESRHSNSSSSESRGRNPSVDSLQDIKALCCAEEKAICHTKTSETICSTLEKSCQDVNEGMEKDVNINVVKQPSKPDVKSSKYSENGSKPLALTPLLPKSPSESWLSRTLPTMSSKSYLANHAFRASPVDPKRERLDVQNMFQSAGELAPILEN; the protein is encoded by the exons aTGGAGGAAAAACAATTGAACTTTAATCAACCTCTGCTTTCTGTGAGGCGTGGCTCATCAACAACTGCTCCGTCTGATAATAACAGGAAGGACAATAACTCCCATTCAACTTTTCCTGCTCTTCCATTCTACAAATCAGAGCTAAAATCAGGTCCAGTCAGAAACCCTGGTGTTGTTCCTTTTAAGTGGGAGCACATGCCAGGAAGACCCAAGGATGAAAACAAACCACGGAAAGTCACTCTTAAGTGGCTGCCTCCTACTCCAAAATTGCCACCAGGGAGAACCGCAAACCAAATGCGAAAACAAACAGATGAAGTACCGAGAGATTCACCACCTACTTCTGTTTCGAAAAACCGAGCAGAAACCAACGTTCCTCATTCGTTGGAAGCAGATAAAGATCTCTCTGAAGTTGAAGGATCTGACAAGGAAAAAGAGAAAATGTATAATTCTAGCTCAGAAGATGAAAATGTGACTTATGTTGATGCACGGGATACACTTTCTAGGGCCGAGTCATTCATTAACTGCAGTGTTAGTGGAGTGAGTGGATTAGATGGTCCAGAATCATGTGGAGCCTTACCAGATCCTCAGACACGAGATTTTATGATGGGTAGGTTTCTTCCTGCTGCAAAAGCTGTGGCTTCAGAAGTACCTCCATTTGCTTCTAGAAGACACCATGCAAAACCAACAACCAAGGTAATAGCGTTGAAACAATCCCCACAACATTACTTAACTCCGGATATCTTGCCTCATAGCATCAACGAGGAAGTAAGCGAGGAGAGTGAATCAGATGGAGCAGAAGATTTATCAGTcaaattttgtggtttattgcCAAAATTTTGTCTGTTGAATCCGATACCAGGAATGAGAGATCACGTGGAAGTAATTTCCTCAGTCCAAAGTGTACGCACCAGACCTGCTTATGCAGAAGCATGCAGAGATAATGAGAACAAG GTCGGGCCAACTAATGAAAGAGGTGGAATGAAAAGAACCAGTTATCAATATGTTCCCGTTCCCACAAATGAATCATTGATGAATGGCCATTTGGTGGGTCGCAAAGGCTTGTTGCGAGAGAAGAATGCATCACCTCAGTTATTCCTTGATAAAGAGAAGCAGTTTCTTGGTTTTCCTGGGGAATCAAGAGATCTCAGTCGCTATAGGGTAAAGTTGCCTAAAGAGGACCACAATGAATTGGAGTTTGAACCACCTCATGATACAGGAAAAATCGCAGAAGAAAAAACCGTGTATGTAGATTCTGAAAGAATTGTTGAATCTCGACATTCAAATTCAAGCTCATCAGAATCCAGGGGTAGGAACCCTTCAGTTGATTCACTGCAAGATATCAAGGCTCTTTGTTGTGCAGAAGAAAAAGCTATATGCCACACTAAAACTTCAGAAACCATTTGTTCTACCTTGGAGAAGTCTTGCCAGGATGTCAATGAAGGCATGGAGAAAGATGTCAATATAAATGTTGTTAAACAGCCATCAAAGCCAGATGTTAAAAGCAGCAAGTATTCTGAAAATGGCAGTAAACCTCTTGCTCTGACCCCACTTTTACCCAAGTCTCCATCTGAATCCTGGCTCTCTCGTACTTTGCCTACTATGTCTTCCAAGTCATATTTAGCAAATCATGCTTTCAGGGCATCACCTGTTGATCCTAAAAGGGAAAGACTTGATGTACAAAACATGTTCCAGTCTGCAGGG GAACTCGCGCCAATATTGGAAAATTAG